The Bacteroidota bacterium genome window below encodes:
- a CDS encoding excinuclease ABC subunit C — protein sequence MEEIKINTELSTKLENLPSTPGVYQFKDEKGKLLYVGKAKILKNRVRQYFQSRPQTGRLYTMISKIRDVEIITTDTEVEALILELNLINELKPRYNVNFKDDKSYPYIVITNEPYPRVFPTRKKRSDGSRYFGPYTDVKNMRFALKSIRDIFMIRSCSLNLTDENIAKGKFKVCLDYHIKKCEGPCEGLVSREDYNLMIDEVAKLLNGKTSSLLKEMNQRMNFYASEMLFEKAAKLRDRINAVDVYSSKQKMVDDEIIDKDIFAFERQDNDGCGMVLKIRDGKVIGKTHFYMNNMLEKNDEEIIENLLMEYYNKTDFVPDEIYLQNELENPDTVKDWLEKRKGSRVDFVIPKIGEKYKLVFMVKKNARLMLDELILTKMKRDFTPPSLDALKRDLKLTKLPRRIECYDISHIQGTDTVASMVVFFDGKPKKSDYRKFKIQSVSNETGQPDDFLSMREVIFRRFKRYVEQEEKKTKENPEEEKNSDESFSSIPDLVIIDGGKGQLSSAVQVLDDLGIKNLNIIGLAKRLEEVFLPGDTDPQSIPKTSSGLKLLQRVRDEAHRFAVTFHKSLRDKRTLSSELTSIPGIGDKVAKKLLTQFGSVEMIKEKINNDFETFEKTIGKKLSFSLKNYFFPVT from the coding sequence ATGGAAGAAATAAAAATAAATACAGAACTTTCCACTAAACTTGAAAATCTTCCTTCCACACCCGGAGTGTATCAGTTTAAGGATGAAAAAGGTAAGCTGCTATATGTAGGCAAGGCGAAGATTTTAAAAAACCGTGTCAGGCAATATTTCCAGTCACGTCCGCAGACAGGCCGTCTTTACACAATGATTTCAAAGATCCGTGACGTTGAAATTATAACAACCGATACGGAAGTTGAAGCATTGATACTTGAGCTCAATTTAATAAACGAGTTGAAGCCGAGGTATAATGTAAATTTCAAAGACGATAAGTCTTACCCCTATATTGTAATCACAAACGAACCCTACCCGAGAGTATTTCCGACAAGAAAAAAACGTTCAGACGGCTCAAGATATTTCGGACCGTACACCGATGTGAAGAATATGCGATTTGCGCTGAAGTCAATCCGTGATATTTTTATGATACGTTCATGCAGTCTGAATTTAACCGATGAAAATATTGCTAAAGGAAAATTCAAAGTCTGTCTGGATTATCATATAAAGAAATGCGAAGGTCCCTGTGAAGGACTGGTTTCGAGAGAAGATTATAATTTAATGATAGATGAAGTTGCAAAGCTTCTGAATGGAAAAACATCATCGCTATTAAAAGAGATGAATCAGCGGATGAATTTTTATGCATCTGAAATGCTATTTGAAAAAGCTGCAAAGCTGCGGGATAGAATAAATGCAGTAGATGTTTATTCATCTAAACAAAAGATGGTAGATGATGAAATTATAGATAAAGATATTTTTGCATTTGAAAGACAGGATAACGACGGCTGCGGAATGGTTTTAAAAATCAGGGACGGTAAGGTAATAGGCAAGACGCATTTCTATATGAACAACATGCTGGAAAAAAACGATGAAGAGATAATTGAAAATTTGCTGATGGAGTATTACAATAAAACTGATTTTGTCCCCGATGAAATTTATTTACAGAACGAACTTGAAAATCCCGATACTGTCAAAGACTGGCTTGAGAAAAGAAAAGGAAGCAGAGTAGATTTTGTAATTCCGAAAATAGGAGAGAAGTATAAGCTTGTCTTCATGGTGAAAAAGAATGCGAGACTGATGCTTGATGAACTGATACTGACAAAGATGAAAAGAGATTTTACTCCGCCATCACTTGATGCATTGAAAAGAGATTTGAAGCTGACGAAACTACCTAGGAGAATCGAATGTTATGATATATCACATATACAGGGTACGGATACTGTTGCCTCGATGGTAGTATTTTTTGACGGCAAGCCGAAGAAGTCGGATTACAGGAAGTTCAAAATACAGTCAGTCTCCAATGAAACGGGACAGCCCGATGATTTTCTTTCGATGAGAGAAGTTATATTCAGAAGATTTAAAAGATATGTTGAGCAGGAAGAAAAGAAAACAAAAGAAAATCCGGAAGAGGAAAAAAATTCTGATGAATCATTTTCAAGCATTCCTGACTTAGTAATAATTGACGGAGGCAAAGGCCAGCTTTCATCTGCAGTACAGGTGCTTGATGATTTAGGAATAAAAAATTTGAACATAATAGGATTAGCGAAAAGATTAGAGGAAGTTTTTTTACCGGGAGATACAGATCCGCAGTCAATTCCGAAAACTTCAAGCGGATTAAAATTGTTACAAAGAGTAAGAGATGAAGCTCACAGGTTTGCGGTAACGTTCCATAAAAGCTTAAGAGATAAAAGAACTTTATCATCAGAATTAACATCAATTCCGGGAATAGGAGATAAAGTTGCTAAGAAGTTGTTAACTCAATTCGGCTCAGTTGAAATGATTAAAGAAAAAATAAACAATGATTTTGAAACATTTGAAAAAACCATAGGGAAGAAGCTAAGTTTTTCGTTAAAAAATTATTTTTTTCCTGTTACGTAA
- a CDS encoding T9SS type A sorting domain-containing protein encodes MKKQKLFLCLVFFLTTGNLFGQSGWIVQNPHPFGSSFNCITFINSNTGWLGGNNGTILKTIDKGSNWILQYNNLEFSVNKFYFLNELTGWAAGSSGKILKTINGGQNWILQNSLFSSNLSSIKFINSQTGFVCGYGLSILKTTNGGINWFVQRQQSTSSSLTDINFFNDNVGIITGTNDYYKTTDGGVSWIETISTIGDMRQVFFINDSLGWGAQGTRVLKTTNMGINWIVQQNYIPAGVLTSLYFLNDKTGYTCGSEGKIFKTTNSGESWISYYANSSLYLTSLYVIDSLTLFASSKSNSVLKTTDMGINWNVTHLNTSAFNTLSGVNFINDLTGICVGWNNLILKTSTGGEDWIQSSYGSYSAAYSDKIIFLSTENILLNLLDSPGGIPPYFSFILRSTNAGQSWTEVLASGGVRINSLFFLNNSTGWVCDDIGRIRSTINGGASWTSVNSPGSYYLTDIQFKNTSTGWVLSHENYQNPKIQITNNGGASWASAVIPEVSFHVNFINSTTGFILSNKIMKSTNGGMNWRTVHSSDWLNDIKFTNELTGWCVGDDGKIIKTTNTGETWFDVSNLSGTQLNSINFVNDNTGWIVGSGGVIIKTTTGGSIFASQISSQIPEQFLLHQNYPNPFNPTTKINYEIKSSGFVSLKVYDLLGKEVATLVNEKQNAGSYAMDFNSTEFNLPSGIYFYTLKTDGFTETKKMVLIK; translated from the coding sequence ATGAAAAAGCAAAAGTTATTTCTATGTTTAGTCTTTTTTTTAACTACGGGAAATTTATTTGGGCAAAGCGGGTGGATTGTACAAAATCCGCATCCTTTCGGTTCTAGCTTCAACTGTATAACATTTATAAATTCAAATACAGGTTGGTTAGGTGGTAACAACGGAACAATTTTAAAAACTATAGACAAAGGATCAAACTGGATACTTCAATATAATAACTTAGAATTTTCTGTAAACAAATTTTATTTTTTAAATGAACTGACAGGTTGGGCTGCAGGAAGTTCAGGTAAAATTCTGAAAACCATTAACGGTGGACAAAATTGGATATTACAAAACAGCTTATTCTCTTCAAATTTAAGTTCTATAAAATTTATTAATTCGCAAACGGGATTTGTATGCGGTTATGGTCTATCTATTTTAAAAACAACAAATGGCGGTATAAATTGGTTTGTGCAAAGACAACAATCTACATCGAGTTCTCTGACAGATATAAATTTTTTTAATGACAATGTAGGTATAATTACAGGAACGAACGATTACTACAAAACAACTGATGGCGGGGTATCATGGATAGAAACAATATCAACTATTGGTGATATGAGGCAAGTGTTTTTCATAAATGATTCGTTGGGCTGGGGCGCGCAAGGAACAAGGGTTTTAAAAACTACTAATATGGGGATAAATTGGATTGTTCAGCAAAATTATATACCTGCAGGAGTATTAACTTCATTGTATTTTTTAAATGATAAAACAGGTTACACCTGCGGAAGCGAAGGGAAAATTTTTAAAACTACAAATAGCGGGGAAAGCTGGATTTCATATTATGCCAATAGTTCACTATACCTCACATCACTTTATGTAATAGATTCATTAACTTTGTTCGCTTCGTCTAAAAGTAATTCTGTTTTAAAAACAACTGATATGGGAATTAATTGGAATGTAACGCATTTAAACACTTCTGCTTTTAATACTCTTTCCGGTGTAAATTTTATTAATGATTTAACCGGTATCTGTGTTGGATGGAATAATCTTATTTTAAAAACCAGCACTGGAGGTGAAGACTGGATACAAAGTTCGTATGGTTCATATTCAGCCGCTTATTCAGATAAAATAATATTTCTTTCTACGGAAAATATTTTACTAAATCTACTTGATTCGCCCGGTGGAATACCTCCTTATTTTTCATTTATATTGAGATCCACAAATGCTGGACAGAGCTGGACAGAAGTTCTTGCATCAGGAGGTGTAAGAATTAATTCTTTGTTTTTTTTAAATAATTCTACCGGATGGGTTTGTGATGATATTGGAAGAATAAGAAGCACTATAAATGGCGGAGCATCGTGGACTTCAGTCAATTCACCCGGAAGTTATTATCTGACAGATATCCAATTTAAAAACACTTCAACGGGATGGGTTCTTTCACATGAGAATTATCAAAACCCTAAAATTCAAATAACAAATAATGGGGGAGCATCTTGGGCATCTGCTGTAATTCCTGAAGTGAGTTTTCATGTTAACTTTATCAACTCAACCACAGGCTTTATACTTAGCAATAAAATAATGAAATCAACTAATGGGGGTATGAATTGGCGGACCGTTCATTCTTCTGATTGGCTGAACGATATTAAATTCACAAACGAATTGACAGGTTGGTGCGTTGGTGACGATGGAAAAATTATAAAAACAACTAACACGGGCGAAACCTGGTTTGATGTAAGTAATCTATCGGGAACTCAATTAAATTCAATTAATTTTGTAAATGATAACACCGGTTGGATCGTCGGTTCCGGGGGAGTAATAATTAAAACCACTACCGGCGGTAGTATATTCGCTTCTCAGATTTCATCACAAATACCTGAACAATTTCTACTTCACCAAAATTATCCCAATCCGTTCAATCCTACTACAAAAATAAATTACGAAATAAAATCTTCAGGATTTGTATCGCTGAAAGTTTATGATTTACTCGGGAAAGAAGTTGCTACACTTGTTAACGAAAAACAAAATGCGGGAAGCTATGCTATGGATTTTAATTCAACAGAATTTAATCTGCCAAGCGGAATTTATTTTTACACTCTGAAAACAGATGGGTTTACAGAGACAAAGAAGATGGTTTTAATAAAGTAA
- a CDS encoding acyltransferase: MKIGFFQFQPTQNDVKANAEKIYDSLIDKDFDLIVLPELANSGYMFSSADELDHASENIPSGVFSQTMLELAKKKNAYIVSGICEKFIFEYFNSSILYCPDGTYKIYRKLHLFDSEKKWFTPGNMPLEAYEIHLTKIGMMVCFDWIFPETARTLALKGAKIICHPSNLVMPYCQQAMFTRALENHVFTITANRIGSDKDSSGNELFFTGESVIVSPKGEYLARASKDKEECIIVDINISEADDKNINENNNLFGDRRMGFYEL; encoded by the coding sequence ATGAAAATCGGATTCTTTCAGTTTCAGCCCACACAAAACGACGTTAAAGCAAACGCCGAAAAAATTTACGACTCTCTCATAGATAAAGATTTTGATTTAATAGTTCTGCCGGAGCTTGCCAACTCAGGCTATATGTTTTCAAGCGCAGATGAACTTGACCACGCTTCAGAAAATATTCCCAGCGGAGTTTTCTCACAAACCATGCTTGAGCTTGCCAAAAAGAAAAATGCTTATATAGTCTCGGGAATCTGTGAAAAATTTATTTTTGAATATTTCAATTCTTCAATTTTATATTGTCCTGACGGTACATATAAAATCTATCGCAAGCTTCATTTGTTTGATTCAGAAAAAAAATGGTTCACTCCCGGTAATATGCCGCTTGAGGCATACGAAATTCATCTTACAAAAATTGGAATGATGGTATGCTTCGACTGGATTTTTCCCGAGACTGCGCGAACACTTGCTCTCAAAGGAGCAAAGATAATCTGTCATCCGTCTAACCTTGTTATGCCTTACTGCCAGCAGGCAATGTTCACAAGAGCTTTAGAAAACCATGTCTTCACAATTACCGCTAACAGAATCGGCAGCGATAAAGACAGCAGCGGCAATGAATTATTTTTTACGGGTGAGAGTGTTATTGTTTCTCCTAAAGGAGAATATCTTGCAAGGGCATCAAAGGATAAAGAGGAATGTATTATAGTAGATATAAATATTTCTGAAGCGGACGATAAAAATATAAACGAAAATAATAACTTATTCGGTGACAGGAGAATGGGATTTTATGAGCTGTGA
- a CDS encoding T9SS type A sorting domain-containing protein: MKPIFKNQIAALFVIWFLFLCSDFSFAADTVSAKYFPLVVGNSYTYRNTFYFAPETRTRATITKDTMIDGKKYFYCKGFPLIGTGWVRYDSTRSNLLIRSAFTPSCSGYSNDKLIDSLGMSANNSITCPYGSFLCTSVGTSVIFGQTKESKTFKNDGLVQRFLTYTKDIGLSGGCEGEPPPCEAFYTLIGCVLNGTVMGDTLLTDVVNTNTTIPDKFFLAQNYPNPFNPETNISFSVPENSYVIIKVYDVLGKEIEELVSQNFSAGNYNVKWNAGNFSSGIYYYKITAGDFSFTRRMILAK, from the coding sequence ATGAAACCAATTTTTAAAAACCAGATAGCTGCTTTATTTGTTATTTGGTTTCTTTTTTTATGTTCGGATTTTTCATTTGCTGCTGATACAGTTTCAGCAAAATATTTTCCATTGGTTGTGGGCAACTCTTATACATATCGCAATACATTTTATTTCGCTCCTGAAACAAGAACCCGTGCTACGATTACTAAAGATACAATGATAGATGGGAAAAAATATTTTTATTGTAAAGGGTTTCCTTTAATCGGCACCGGTTGGGTAAGGTATGATTCTACCAGATCAAATCTTCTTATTCGTTCGGCTTTTACGCCAAGCTGTTCCGGTTATTCCAATGATAAACTTATTGATAGTCTGGGAATGTCTGCAAATAATTCTATTACTTGCCCTTATGGTTCTTTTCTGTGTACGAGTGTTGGTACGTCTGTAATTTTCGGGCAAACCAAAGAATCGAAAACTTTTAAGAATGACGGATTAGTTCAAAGATTTTTAACTTATACAAAAGATATTGGCTTATCGGGTGGCTGTGAAGGTGAGCCCCCACCATGTGAAGCTTTCTACACTTTAATTGGCTGTGTATTAAATGGAACTGTAATGGGCGATACACTTTTAACGGATGTTGTAAATACAAACACAACTATACCTGACAAATTTTTCCTCGCCCAAAATTATCCTAATCCTTTTAACCCGGAAACAAACATCTCGTTTTCTGTTCCTGAAAACTCCTATGTAATAATTAAAGTATATGATGTTTTAGGGAAAGAAATTGAAGAGCTTGTTAGTCAAAACTTTTCTGCAGGAAATTATAATGTAAAATGGAATGCCGGAAATTTCTCATCCGGAATTTATTATTATAAAATTACTGCCGGAGATTTTTCCTTTACACGCAGAATGATACTTGCCAAATAA
- a CDS encoding mannose-1-phosphate guanylyltransferase → MNNYAVIMAGGAGTRFWPKGTSKLPKQFLNVSHEIDTMVQQTYKRLTEFIPAQNIFVVTNAAHKNEVRKQLPHLPEHNIIAEPIGRNTAPCIGLASLFIQQFDPKANVLVVPSDHLIKDTKEFKRIMTAGLKFVNEHGGIITLGITPTHPETGYGYIQFNPDESIDEPDGPEKIYKVKTFAEKPNLEVAKSFLASGDFLWNSGMFIFRADTMMDEMKVSLADVYTSLMKLVPVLRSKDFDKTLEMVYSQIKSISIDYGIMEKSGSVYTIKSDFGWNDVGSWDEIYNISEKDSEGNVKKGRTVTINSKNNLIINDQKIAALIGVEDLLVIDTDNGLLICKRGDSQSVKEVVEYLRRKNLDQFL, encoded by the coding sequence ATGAACAATTACGCTGTTATTATGGCAGGAGGCGCCGGAACAAGATTCTGGCCAAAGGGCACAAGCAAACTGCCAAAACAATTTCTAAACGTCTCACACGAAATTGATACGATGGTGCAGCAAACGTATAAACGTCTCACCGAATTCATCCCTGCTCAGAATATTTTCGTAGTTACAAACGCAGCTCATAAAAATGAAGTCCGCAAGCAGCTTCCGCATTTGCCCGAGCACAATATTATTGCCGAGCCAATAGGAAGAAACACCGCGCCATGCATCGGACTTGCGAGTTTATTCATTCAGCAGTTCGATCCCAAAGCAAACGTGCTTGTAGTTCCCTCTGACCATTTAATAAAAGATACAAAAGAGTTTAAAAGAATTATGACTGCCGGCTTAAAATTTGTAAATGAGCACGGCGGAATTATTACACTGGGAATAACTCCCACACATCCTGAAACAGGTTACGGATATATTCAGTTTAATCCCGATGAATCTATTGATGAGCCGGACGGTCCCGAAAAAATTTATAAAGTAAAAACTTTTGCTGAGAAACCAAACCTTGAAGTTGCAAAGTCATTTCTTGCAAGCGGTGACTTTTTATGGAACAGCGGCATGTTCATATTCAGAGCAGATACAATGATGGATGAAATGAAAGTTTCACTGGCAGATGTATATACTTCTTTAATGAAGCTTGTTCCTGTGCTTCGTTCCAAAGATTTTGATAAGACACTTGAAATGGTTTACTCGCAGATAAAAAGTATTTCGATTGACTACGGCATCATGGAAAAATCAGGAAGTGTTTACACTATCAAGAGTGATTTCGGCTGGAATGATGTAGGCTCATGGGATGAAATTTATAATATCTCAGAAAAAGATTCTGAAGGCAACGTGAAGAAAGGAAGAACAGTTACAATTAATTCTAAAAATAATTTAATTATTAACGACCAGAAAATTGCTGCGTTAATCGGTGTTGAAGATTTGCTTGTTATAGATACAGATAACGGACTGCTTATCTGTAAACGCGGAGATTCACAGTCAGTAAAGGAAGTTGTTGAGTACTTAAGAAGAAAAAACCTTGACCAATTTTTATGA
- a CDS encoding DUF4239 domain-containing protein — protein MSVLLSTLGLKFVRKRYTEDYLKDNHEVGGFFFNAFGLLYAVLIAFVVFVTWTEFDSSTRDIEMEATQTYLLYFNAQEFPEPSGTEIKNAVKEYIDIVVNAEWQKLPAGEFDFRATKVVTKLFDLYAKVDKQFALNSKFYEESIDRLNQLSELRRLRILAATNNVPIIIWIVLIIGGVVSVGFTYFFGMKNAAVHYTLVGTLCSVNALLLFLIYDLDHPFSGSDKITTHAFDVVMQVINGL, from the coding sequence ATGTCAGTATTACTTTCCACCCTGGGATTGAAGTTTGTAAGAAAAAGATATACCGAAGATTATTTGAAAGATAATCATGAAGTCGGGGGATTCTTTTTTAATGCCTTTGGTTTACTCTATGCCGTGCTCATTGCTTTTGTAGTATTCGTAACCTGGACTGAATTTGATTCCTCAACCCGAGATATAGAAATGGAAGCAACACAAACTTACCTGTTATATTTTAATGCACAGGAATTCCCTGAACCATCCGGAACAGAAATAAAAAATGCCGTAAAGGAATATATCGATATCGTTGTTAATGCCGAGTGGCAGAAACTTCCCGCAGGTGAATTTGATTTCCGCGCAACAAAGGTTGTGACAAAGCTTTTTGATTTGTATGCTAAAGTAGATAAGCAGTTTGCTTTGAATTCAAAATTCTACGAGGAATCAATCGACAGATTAAATCAACTGAGTGAATTAAGAAGATTAAGAATTTTAGCTGCAACCAATAATGTTCCTATTATAATATGGATTGTTCTGATAATCGGAGGTGTTGTATCGGTAGGTTTCACTTATTTTTTCGGAATGAAAAACGCAGCAGTGCACTATACTCTTGTCGGTACTCTATGCTCGGTAAATGCGCTTCTGTTATTTTTGATATATGATCTTGACCATCCATTTTCGGGAAGCGATAAAATAACTACGCATGCATTTGATGTTGTGATGCAGGTAATAAACGGATTATGA
- a CDS encoding T9SS type A sorting domain-containing protein encodes MKKILLVIILLCISNFGYTQWIQQSPYPTNSDLYGSAIINSQTFLAAGQSGLVLKTSNAGINWTPFVVGINETMSALYFLNSSTGWVVGYNGKLYKTTDSGNSWFPLSLPSYSQFPRTIFFANENTGWIGDNGIYRTTNGGNNWLSGASVPAVTSLHFNNENLGVACSYIGVIGKTTNGGINWQTVLSNPAALYSVKLMQNGSGWASGDTGRIYKTTDFGSTWQMHQSGVTGRLNSIFIQDSLNVFICGQNGMVLHTTNSGVNWILQNTQIYDELYSINFFGVVGWAVGYGGKIIFTSDSGKHWQIKSNGTGDYLASINFINNTTGWAAGGGGNIYKTTNSGVNWLPLNSGTHEDLSFKSGCFLDSLNGWIAGYNSISDSSFILRTKDGGITWIKSVLTRYDEIRPVFFINKSLGWFSTDYGKIYKSSDGGVNWDTICSSGSLSPFQLQFINSNTGFMCDANSEILKTTNGGSNWEHYNVPPGGIVRQINSISFVNETTGWLTKYFGGVYKTTNGGVNWFTQDGATIDPLWTIYFLNENYGWACGDNGALVRTTNGGANWKKYDTGTHEQLYSLHFIDINTGWICGTGGIILRSTSGGTSFIRSIGNIIPDNISLSQNYPNPFNPTTKINYEIKSSGFVSLKVYDLLGKEVATLVNEKQNAGSYAMDFNSTEFNLPSGIYYYTLSTDGFVDTKKMVLIK; translated from the coding sequence ATGAAAAAGATTCTTTTAGTAATTATTTTATTGTGTATCTCAAATTTCGGATACACTCAATGGATTCAGCAATCACCCTATCCGACTAATTCAGACCTCTACGGTTCAGCAATAATTAATAGTCAGACTTTTTTAGCAGCAGGCCAATCCGGATTAGTTTTAAAAACATCTAACGCAGGTATTAACTGGACTCCATTTGTTGTCGGAATAAATGAAACCATGTCTGCATTATATTTTTTGAATTCATCTACAGGATGGGTTGTGGGATATAACGGAAAATTATACAAAACCACCGATTCAGGAAATTCCTGGTTCCCTCTTTCGCTGCCAAGCTATTCACAGTTTCCCCGTACAATTTTTTTCGCTAATGAAAACACAGGATGGATAGGAGATAACGGAATTTACAGAACAACTAACGGAGGTAATAACTGGCTCTCAGGTGCATCCGTTCCGGCAGTTACTTCTCTCCATTTTAATAATGAAAATCTCGGAGTCGCTTGCAGCTATATTGGCGTAATTGGAAAAACCACAAACGGTGGAATTAACTGGCAAACCGTCCTCAGCAATCCCGCAGCACTTTATTCAGTTAAGTTAATGCAGAACGGCTCAGGGTGGGCTTCAGGTGATACCGGACGAATTTATAAAACAACTGACTTCGGAAGCACCTGGCAGATGCATCAAAGCGGTGTTACAGGAAGACTGAATTCTATTTTCATTCAGGACTCACTTAATGTATTTATCTGCGGTCAAAATGGAATGGTATTACATACCACTAACAGCGGAGTAAACTGGATACTGCAGAATACGCAAATCTATGATGAATTATATTCTATAAATTTTTTCGGAGTAGTCGGATGGGCAGTCGGCTATGGAGGTAAAATAATTTTTACATCGGATTCGGGAAAACACTGGCAGATAAAATCAAATGGTACAGGTGATTATCTTGCTTCAATAAATTTTATAAATAATACTACAGGGTGGGCTGCAGGCGGAGGTGGTAATATTTATAAAACCACCAACAGCGGAGTGAACTGGCTCCCGCTGAACAGCGGCACTCACGAAGATTTAAGTTTTAAAAGTGGGTGCTTTCTTGACTCATTAAATGGATGGATAGCAGGATATAATTCAATAAGCGATAGTTCATTTATCCTGAGAACAAAAGACGGCGGAATTACATGGATTAAATCTGTCCTTACCCGCTATGACGAGATTCGTCCTGTTTTTTTTATAAATAAATCTCTCGGCTGGTTCAGCACAGATTATGGGAAAATTTACAAATCTTCTGACGGAGGCGTTAATTGGGATACAATTTGTTCATCAGGAAGCTTGAGTCCGTTTCAGCTGCAATTTATAAATTCCAATACGGGATTTATGTGTGATGCTAATTCTGAAATTTTAAAAACCACTAACGGCGGATCTAATTGGGAACATTATAATGTTCCTCCGGGAGGGATAGTAAGGCAGATAAATTCAATATCATTTGTAAACGAAACTACTGGCTGGCTTACAAAATATTTTGGAGGTGTGTATAAGACTACTAACGGGGGAGTAAACTGGTTTACACAAGATGGAGCTACAATTGATCCTCTATGGACGATTTATTTTCTGAATGAAAATTATGGATGGGCTTGCGGAGATAATGGTGCTTTGGTACGAACTACAAACGGAGGAGCTAACTGGAAAAAATATGATACCGGAACTCATGAACAGCTCTACAGTCTTCATTTCATCGATATAAACACCGGGTGGATATGCGGAACTGGAGGAATAATTCTCAGATCTACCAGCGGAGGAACTTCCTTTATTCGGTCTATAGGGAATATTATACCCGATAATATTTCCCTCTCCCAAAACTACCCCAATCCGTTCAATCCTACAACGAAAATAAATTATGAAATAAAATCTTCAGGATTTGTATCGCTGAAAGTTTATGATTTACTCGGGAAAGAAGTTGCTACACTTGTTAACGAAAAACAAAATGCGGGAAGCTATGCTATGGATTTTAATTCAACAGAATTTAATCTGCCAAGCGGAATTTATTATTATACATTGAGTACGGATGGGTTTGTTGATACAAAGAAGATGGTTTTAATAAAATAA
- the mce gene encoding methylmalonyl-CoA epimerase, which produces MKIDHLGIAVKSLEQSVPVFEKIFGVHASPMEHVADQKVNVRKLHLTNCDLELLEGTAPDSPISKFIEKKGEGIHHCSFGVNDIIDKLYHLDNAGINLIDKTPKTGADDMLIAFLHPKSTAGILMELSQKKSA; this is translated from the coding sequence ATGAAAATCGATCATTTGGGCATAGCTGTTAAATCTCTGGAACAATCCGTTCCTGTTTTTGAAAAAATATTCGGAGTACACGCTTCTCCTATGGAACATGTTGCAGACCAAAAAGTAAATGTAAGGAAACTGCATTTAACAAATTGTGATCTTGAACTGCTCGAAGGCACAGCGCCGGATTCTCCAATTTCAAAATTCATTGAAAAAAAGGGCGAGGGGATTCATCACTGTTCGTTCGGAGTAAATGATATAATTGACAAATTATATCACCTGGATAACGCAGGAATAAATTTAATTGATAAGACTCCCAAGACGGGAGCGGATGATATGCTTATAGCATTTCTTCACCCGAAATCCACTGCAGGAATCCTGATGGAACTTTCGCAAAAGAAATCTGCTTAA
- a CDS encoding VOC family protein, translated as MKFEFSPFVAVEVNDYERACDYYEKILGMELVKKHPVESHFKSGEMNFFVSGTEKKEIFFEFRVEDAAEAKKLLEKNGCKVTNVYSEKSFLVSDPFGLNYHIFQE; from the coding sequence ATGAAATTCGAATTCAGCCCTTTTGTAGCAGTTGAAGTTAATGATTATGAAAGGGCATGTGATTACTATGAGAAAATTCTGGGTATGGAGCTTGTTAAGAAGCATCCGGTTGAATCTCATTTTAAAAGCGGCGAAATGAATTTTTTTGTATCGGGCACTGAGAAGAAAGAAATTTTTTTCGAGTTCAGAGTTGAAGATGCTGCAGAAGCAAAAAAACTGCTTGAGAAGAACGGATGCAAGGTTACAAATGTTTACAGCGAGAAAAGTTTTTTAGTGAGTGACCCCTTCGGTTTAAATTATCACATCTTTCAGGAATAA
- a CDS encoding VOC family protein, which translates to MSKKTTSDTKEKAEKTEKKEINFEFSPYIALQVRDFDKAVEFYKNILGFDLIKKYQKEAHFKKGKTNFFVEKQKPGRVILEFKVAEFDEAKELLESQGCTIVMLYNKKSALFLDPYGVTFHIFQELE; encoded by the coding sequence TTGAGCAAGAAAACAACATCGGACACAAAAGAAAAAGCAGAAAAGACAGAAAAAAAAGAAATCAATTTTGAGTTCAGCCCTTACATAGCTCTTCAAGTCAGAGATTTTGACAAGGCTGTAGAGTTCTATAAAAACATTCTCGGTTTCGACTTGATAAAGAAGTACCAGAAAGAGGCGCATTTCAAAAAAGGAAAAACAAATTTCTTTGTTGAAAAACAAAAACCGGGCAGAGTAATTTTAGAATTTAAAGTTGCAGAGTTTGACGAAGCAAAAGAACTGCTTGAAAGTCAGGGCTGCACAATTGTAATGTTGTACAATAAGAAGAGCGCGCTTTTCTTAGACCCTTATGGCGTAACATTTCACATCTTCCAGGAACTGGAATAA